In a single window of the Gossypium hirsutum isolate 1008001.06 chromosome D02, Gossypium_hirsutum_v2.1, whole genome shotgun sequence genome:
- the LOC107908860 gene encoding classical arabinogalactan protein 9-like precursor gives MKVCNKNLFLSALLCIAVAGVLGQAPSNPPTSTPAPPTPPASTPPPTTQAPPTPTATPPLVSTPPPTSSPPPVTASPPPVSTPPPSSPPPATPPPASPPPATPPPASPPPATPPPASPPPATPPPATPPPATPPPATPPPAPLASPPATVPAISPVQTPLTSPPAPPTEAPAPTLGAATPGPAGTDTSGANQMWTVQKMMGSLAMGWALLNLMV, from the exons ATGAAGGTTTGTAATAAAAATTTGTTTCTATCAGCATTGCTTTGCATTGCTGTTGCAGGAGTTTTGGGTCAAGCTCCTAGTAATCCTCCTACGTCTACGCCGGCGCCACCCACACCACCGGCTTCTACTCCTCCTCCGACGACTCAAGCACCGCCTACACCAACCGCCACTCCGCCACTGGTTTCTACTCCTCCTCCCACTTCATCACCGCCCCCAGTGACAGCTTCTCCACCCCCAGTTTCAACTCCTCCACCCAGTTCTCCTCCTCCTGCAACTCCACCACCTGCTTCTCCTCCTCCTGCAACTCCACCTCCAGCTTCTCCACCTCCTGCCACTCCTCCACCAGCTTCTCCACCTCCCGCCACTCCACCACCTGCAACCCCACCGCCAGCAACTCCTCCTCCTGCTACCCCACCACCAGCTCCATTGGCTTCTCCTCCAGCCACAGTCCCAGCTATCTCTCCAGTACAAACACCATTGACATCGCCACCAGCTCCGCCGACCGAGGCCCCAGCACCTACCCTCGGGGCTGCTACGCCAGGTCCAGCTGGAACTGACACG AGTGGAGCAAATCAAATGTGGACCGTACAAAAGATGATGGGAAGCTTAGCCATGGGATGGGCTCTGCTCAATCTGATGGTTTAA